A DNA window from Streptomyces sp. B21-083 contains the following coding sequences:
- a CDS encoding pirin family protein → MDVRRADARYPGGDPAAGIESWHAFSFGPHYDPDNLRFGAVIACNEERLAPGAGFDEHPHSHTEIVTWVTEGELTHRDSTGHETTVFPGDVQRLSAAAGVRHVERNDAEVPLTFVQMWLAPLTPGGTPAYETVHGIADSTPYAVPEAGAMLHVRRLAAGERTAVPDAAYVYIHVVRGEVRLDTEKLGPGDAARITESTGLEATGVTAAELLLWEMSPSPFSPSGV, encoded by the coding sequence ATGGACGTACGGCGCGCGGACGCGCGCTATCCAGGGGGTGACCCGGCGGCCGGTATCGAATCCTGGCACGCCTTCTCCTTCGGCCCCCACTACGACCCGGACAACCTTCGCTTCGGCGCGGTGATCGCCTGCAACGAGGAGCGCCTCGCGCCCGGCGCCGGTTTCGACGAACATCCGCACAGCCACACGGAGATCGTGACGTGGGTGACGGAGGGCGAGCTGACCCACCGCGACTCGACGGGCCACGAGACGACCGTGTTCCCGGGGGACGTCCAGCGCCTGAGCGCGGCGGCGGGCGTACGGCACGTCGAACGCAACGACGCCGAGGTCCCCCTCACCTTCGTCCAGATGTGGCTGGCCCCGCTCACTCCCGGCGGCACCCCGGCCTACGAGACGGTCCACGGCATCGCGGACTCCACGCCGTACGCGGTCCCGGAAGCGGGCGCGATGCTGCACGTACGCCGCCTGGCGGCGGGGGAGCGCACGGCCGTCCCGGACGCGGCGTACGTGTACATCCACGTCGTACGGGGCGAGGTACGCCTGGACACGGAAAAACTGGGCCCCGGGGACGCGGCCCGCATCACGGAGTCCACGGGCCTGGAAGCGACCGGGGTGACGGCGGCGGAACTGCTCCTGTGGGAGATGAGCCCGTCTCCTTTTAGCCCGTCCGGCGTTTGA
- a CDS encoding PucR family transcriptional regulator, giving the protein MPEPESHRPEPTNRPEHPHPGTLRRLEKSSGSLAAQAITRMDETLSWYRAMPPENRSWIGLVAQAGIAAFTEWFRHPNAPQAISTDVFGTAPRELTRAITLRQTVEMVRTTIEVMESAIDEVAAPGDESVLREALLVYAREIAFATAQVYAQAAEARGAWDARLESLVVNAVLSGEADEGAVSRAAALGWNSPDHVCVVLGTAPDGDSELTVEAIRRAARHAKLQVLTGVLGNRLVVIAGGDDNPIAVAKSLIGPFAAGPVVAGPIVPDLLAATRSAQAAAAGLKACSAWQDAPRPVLSDDLLPERAIAGDPAAREQLVEEIYRPLEEAGSALLETLAVYLEQASSLEGAARMLFVHPNTVRYRLRRVTDVTGWSPSDVRSAFTLRIALILGRLADGDLQP; this is encoded by the coding sequence GTGCCCGAACCCGAATCCCACCGCCCCGAGCCCACCAACCGTCCCGAGCACCCGCACCCGGGGACCTTGAGGCGGCTGGAGAAGTCGTCCGGGAGTCTCGCCGCGCAGGCGATCACGCGCATGGACGAGACACTGTCGTGGTACCGGGCCATGCCACCGGAGAACCGTTCCTGGATCGGGCTGGTCGCCCAGGCCGGTATCGCCGCCTTCACCGAGTGGTTCCGGCATCCCAACGCCCCGCAGGCCATCTCCACCGACGTCTTCGGCACCGCTCCCCGCGAGCTGACCAGGGCGATCACCCTGCGCCAGACCGTCGAGATGGTCCGTACGACCATCGAGGTCATGGAGAGCGCCATCGACGAGGTGGCCGCTCCGGGTGACGAGTCCGTGCTGCGGGAGGCCCTGCTCGTCTACGCCCGTGAGATCGCCTTCGCCACCGCACAGGTGTACGCCCAGGCCGCCGAGGCACGGGGTGCCTGGGACGCCCGGCTGGAGTCGCTCGTCGTCAACGCCGTGCTGAGCGGCGAGGCCGACGAGGGGGCCGTCTCGCGGGCCGCCGCGCTCGGGTGGAACTCGCCCGACCATGTGTGCGTGGTGCTGGGCACCGCGCCCGACGGTGACAGTGAACTGACCGTCGAGGCGATCCGGCGGGCCGCCCGGCACGCCAAGCTGCAGGTGCTGACCGGGGTGCTGGGCAACCGGCTCGTCGTCATCGCGGGGGGCGACGACAATCCGATCGCCGTCGCCAAGTCGCTGATCGGGCCTTTTGCCGCCGGGCCCGTGGTCGCGGGGCCGATCGTGCCCGACCTGCTCGCCGCCACCCGGTCCGCGCAGGCCGCCGCAGCGGGACTCAAAGCCTGTTCCGCCTGGCAGGACGCGCCGCGTCCGGTGCTGTCGGACGATCTCCTCCCGGAGCGCGCGATCGCCGGTGACCCTGCGGCGCGTGAGCAGTTGGTGGAGGAGATCTACAGACCGCTGGAGGAGGCAGGGTCCGCGCTTCTGGAGACCCTCGCCGTCTATCTCGAACAGGCGAGCAGTCTTGAGGGCGCGGCGCGGATGCTCTTCGTTCATCCCAACACCGTGCGCTACCGGCTGCGACGTGTGACTGACGTCACCGGATGGTCACCTTCAGATGTACGATCCGCATTCACACTGCGGATCGCGCTGATCCTGGGGCGCCTGGCTGATGGGGATCTCCAGCCCTAG
- a CDS encoding ACP S-malonyltransferase, protein MLVLVAPGQGAQTPGFLTPWLELPGAAERVAAWSDAIGLDLVHYGTEADADAIRDTAVAQPLLVAAGILSASALGAMGGDLTPGAVAGHSVGEITAAAFAGVLDDTAALTLVRKRGLAMAEAAAVTKTGMAALLGGDPEVSLAHLEKLGLTPANMNGAGQIVAAGTVEQIEALVEDKPEGVRKVVTLKVAGAFHTHHMAPAVDVLASAAASLTPGDPKITYVSNKDGQTVADGSEVLARLVGQVANPVRWDLCMETFQALGVTTFIEVCPGGTLTGLAKRALPGVKTLALKTPADLDAARALIAESLTSTAAADAAGA, encoded by the coding sequence GTGCTCGTACTCGTCGCTCCCGGCCAAGGCGCCCAGACGCCCGGCTTCCTGACTCCCTGGCTCGAACTGCCCGGTGCCGCCGAGCGCGTCGCCGCGTGGTCCGACGCCATCGGGCTCGACCTCGTCCACTACGGCACCGAGGCCGACGCCGACGCGATCCGCGACACAGCTGTCGCCCAGCCGCTGCTGGTCGCGGCCGGAATACTGTCCGCCTCGGCACTGGGTGCCATGGGCGGTGACCTCACGCCCGGCGCCGTCGCCGGTCACAGTGTCGGCGAGATCACCGCCGCCGCCTTCGCGGGCGTGCTCGACGACACGGCCGCCCTGACCCTCGTACGCAAGCGCGGTCTGGCCATGGCCGAGGCTGCCGCTGTCACGAAGACCGGTATGGCGGCGCTTCTCGGTGGTGACCCCGAGGTGAGCCTCGCGCATCTGGAGAAGCTCGGGCTGACTCCGGCGAACATGAACGGCGCCGGCCAGATCGTCGCCGCGGGTACGGTCGAGCAGATCGAGGCCCTCGTCGAGGACAAGCCCGAAGGGGTGCGCAAGGTCGTCACGCTGAAGGTGGCCGGTGCTTTCCACACGCACCACATGGCTCCCGCCGTCGACGTCCTCGCCTCGGCCGCCGCGTCGCTGACGCCCGGTGACCCGAAGATCACGTACGTCTCGAACAAGGACGGGCAGACGGTCGCGGACGGCTCCGAGGTGCTCGCGCGCCTGGTCGGGCAGGTCGCCAACCCGGTGCGCTGGGACCTGTGCATGGAGACGTTCCAGGCGCTGGGTGTGACCACGTTCATCGAGGTGTGCCCGGGCGGCACCCTCACCGGTCTCGCCAAGCGTGCCCTGCCCGGCGTGAAGACGCTGGCCCTGAAGACCCCCGCCGACCTCGACGCCGCTCGCGCGCTCATCGCCGAGTCGCTGACCTCGACCGCTGCCGCCGACGCGGCGGGCGCCTGA
- a CDS encoding ketoacyl-ACP synthase III produces the protein MSKIKPSKGAPYARILGVGGYRPVRVVPNDVILETIDSSDEWIRSRSGIETRHWASDEETVAAMSLEASGKAIANAGITAEQIGGVVVATVSHFKQTPAVATEIADKLGTAKAAAFDISAGCAGFGYGLTLAKGMIVDGSAEYVLVIGVERLSDLTDLEDRATAFLFGDGAGAVVVGPSKEPHIGPTVWGSEGDKSDTIKQTVPWNEYDSSGKFPAITQEGQAVFRWAVFEMAKVAQQALDAAGITPDDLDVFIPHQANERIIDSMVKTLKLPEHVTVARDVRTTGNTSAASIPLAMERLLATGEAKSGDTALVIGFGAGLVYAATVVTLP, from the coding sequence ATGTCGAAGATCAAGCCCAGTAAGGGTGCCCCGTACGCGCGCATCCTCGGTGTGGGTGGGTACCGGCCGGTCCGGGTCGTACCCAACGACGTGATCCTGGAGACGATCGACTCGTCCGACGAGTGGATCCGCTCCCGCTCCGGCATCGAGACCCGGCACTGGGCCTCCGACGAGGAGACCGTCGCCGCGATGTCCCTGGAGGCGTCCGGCAAGGCGATCGCCAACGCGGGGATCACCGCCGAGCAGATCGGCGGCGTGGTCGTCGCGACCGTCTCGCACTTCAAGCAGACCCCGGCCGTGGCCACGGAGATCGCCGACAAGCTCGGCACCGCCAAGGCCGCCGCGTTCGACATCTCGGCGGGCTGCGCGGGCTTCGGCTACGGCCTGACCCTGGCCAAGGGCATGATCGTCGACGGTTCGGCGGAGTACGTCCTTGTCATCGGCGTCGAGCGGCTGTCCGACCTGACCGACCTGGAGGACCGGGCGACCGCCTTCCTCTTCGGTGACGGCGCGGGCGCGGTCGTCGTGGGTCCCTCCAAGGAACCGCACATCGGTCCGACCGTATGGGGATCCGAGGGCGACAAGTCGGACACCATCAAGCAGACGGTTCCATGGAACGAGTACGACAGTTCCGGCAAGTTTCCTGCGATCACGCAGGAGGGCCAGGCGGTGTTCCGCTGGGCCGTGTTCGAGATGGCGAAGGTCGCCCAGCAGGCGCTGGACGCGGCCGGGATCACCCCGGACGACCTGGATGTCTTCATTCCCCACCAGGCCAACGAGCGGATCATCGACTCGATGGTGAAGACGCTGAAACTGCCGGAGCACGTCACGGTCGCACGTGACGTACGCACCACCGGCAACACCTCGGCCGCCTCGATTCCGCTCGCTATGGAGCGGCTTCTGGCGACCGGCGAAGCGAAGAGCGGCGACACCGCGCTCGTCATCGGCTTCGGGGCGGGTCTCGTGTACGCCGCGACGGTCGTTACCCTCCCCTAG
- a CDS encoding acyl carrier protein: MAATQEEIVAGLADIVNEIAGIPVEDVQLDKSFTDDLDVDSLSMVEVVVAAEERFDVKIPDEDVKHLKTVGDATAYILKNQD; the protein is encoded by the coding sequence ATGGCCGCCACTCAGGAAGAGATCGTCGCCGGTCTCGCCGACATCGTGAACGAGATCGCCGGCATCCCGGTTGAGGACGTCCAGCTGGACAAGTCCTTCACCGACGACCTGGACGTCGACTCGCTGTCCATGGTCGAGGTCGTCGTCGCCGCCGAAGAGCGCTTCGACGTCAAGATCCCCGACGAGGACGTCAAGCACCTCAAGACGGTCGGCGACGCGACCGCGTACATCCTCAAGAACCAGGACTGA
- the fabF gene encoding beta-ketoacyl-ACP synthase II: MSPTNRTVVVTGIGATTPLGGDAASTWEGLVAGKSGVRALEQEWAAEQAVRIAAQIAVEPSEIIPRPQARRLDRSAQFALIAATEAWADAGFTDRAGEGEGPAVDPDRLGAVIASGIGGVTTLLDQYDVMKEKGVRRVSPHTVPMLMPNSPSANVGLLVGARAGVHTPVSACASGAEAIGYAIEMIRTGRADVVVAGGTEAAIHPLPIAAFGNMMAMSKNNENPQGASRPYDTGRDGFVLGEGSGVVVLESAEHAAARGARVYAEAVGQGISADAHDIVQPEPEGRGISAALRNLLASTDLDPTEIVHVNAHATSTPAGDVAELKALRNVFGDDVDHMAVSATKSMTGHLLGGAGGIETVATVLALYHRVAPPTINVEELDPEADADIVRGEARKLPVDGRIAALNDSFGFGGHNVVLAFRSV, encoded by the coding sequence GTGAGCCCGACCAATCGCACCGTGGTCGTCACCGGTATCGGCGCAACCACACCGCTGGGTGGCGACGCGGCCTCAACCTGGGAGGGTCTGGTCGCCGGTAAGTCCGGTGTCCGTGCCCTGGAGCAGGAGTGGGCGGCCGAGCAGGCCGTCCGTATCGCCGCACAGATCGCCGTGGAACCGTCCGAGATCATTCCGCGTCCCCAGGCCCGTCGGCTGGACCGGTCGGCGCAGTTCGCGCTGATCGCCGCCACGGAGGCGTGGGCCGACGCGGGCTTCACCGACCGGGCGGGCGAGGGCGAGGGCCCGGCGGTCGACCCCGACCGGCTCGGCGCCGTCATCGCCTCCGGTATCGGTGGAGTGACGACTCTGCTCGACCAGTACGACGTGATGAAGGAGAAGGGCGTCCGCCGCGTCTCCCCGCACACCGTCCCGATGCTGATGCCCAACAGCCCCTCCGCCAACGTGGGCCTGCTCGTCGGCGCCCGCGCCGGTGTGCACACCCCGGTCTCCGCCTGCGCGTCGGGCGCCGAGGCCATCGGCTACGCCATCGAGATGATCCGCACCGGCCGCGCCGACGTCGTCGTCGCCGGTGGCACGGAGGCGGCCATCCATCCGCTGCCCATCGCCGCGTTCGGCAACATGATGGCGATGTCCAAGAACAACGAGAACCCGCAGGGCGCGTCCCGCCCCTACGACACCGGCCGTGACGGCTTCGTGCTGGGCGAGGGCTCCGGCGTGGTAGTCCTGGAGTCCGCCGAGCACGCCGCCGCGCGCGGTGCGCGGGTGTACGCGGAGGCGGTCGGCCAGGGCATCTCGGCCGACGCCCACGACATCGTGCAGCCGGAGCCGGAGGGTCGTGGTATCTCGGCGGCCCTGCGGAATCTGCTGGCCAGCACGGATCTGGATCCCACGGAGATCGTGCACGTCAACGCGCACGCGACATCGACGCCGGCGGGTGACGTGGCCGAACTGAAGGCGCTGCGCAATGTGTTCGGCGACGACGTGGACCACATGGCGGTGTCCGCGACCAAGTCGATGACCGGGCATCTGCTCGGTGGCGCGGGCGGGATCGAGACGGTCGCGACCGTGCTCGCGCTGTATCACCGCGTTGCTCCGCCGACGATCAACGTCGAGGAACTGGACCCGGAGGCCGACGCGGACATTGTTCGTGGAGAGGCTCGCAAGTTGCCTGTCGACGGGCGTATCGCCGCGCTCAACGACTCGTTCGGGTTCGGTGGGCACAACGTCGTATTGGCGTTCAGGTCTGTTTGA
- a CDS encoding DUF3145 domain-containing protein yields the protein MTTRGVLYVHSAPRALCPHVEWAVAGVLGTRVSLDWIRQPAAPGTWRSEFSWKGQVGTASKLASALRGWQLLRFEVTAEPCATAEGERYSCTPDLGIYHAVTGIHGDILIPEDRLRAALTRSQRGETDLEAELAKLLGKPWDDELEPFRYAGEGAPVRWLHQVV from the coding sequence GTGACGACACGTGGAGTTCTGTACGTGCACTCCGCGCCGCGCGCGCTGTGCCCGCACGTCGAGTGGGCCGTCGCCGGAGTCCTCGGCACGCGCGTCAGCCTCGACTGGATCCGCCAGCCCGCCGCACCGGGCACCTGGCGCTCCGAGTTCTCCTGGAAAGGCCAGGTCGGCACCGCCTCCAAGCTGGCGTCGGCCCTGCGCGGCTGGCAGCTGCTCCGCTTCGAGGTCACCGCGGAACCCTGCGCCACCGCCGAGGGCGAGCGCTACAGCTGCACTCCCGACCTCGGCATCTACCACGCCGTCACCGGCATCCACGGCGACATCCTGATCCCCGAGGACCGCCTCCGCGCCGCCCTGACCCGCTCCCAGCGAGGCGAGACGGACCTGGAGGCCGAACTGGCCAAACTCCTGGGCAAACCCTGGGACGACGAACTCGAACCCTTCAGATACGCGGGCGAGGGCGCCCCCGTGAGATGGCTGCACCAGGTGGTGTGA
- a CDS encoding SGNH/GDSL hydrolase family protein, translating to MRNRSRRSRAVVAVVSAALLGVAGCDAGGGASPAPDGTRAKAKPSATPTPAWDSSPASMAAVGDSITRGFDACSVLSDCPEVSWATGTATDVNSLAVRLLGASGVAAHSWNYAVSGSRMADLPAQMTKAAAHEPALVTVMTGANDACRTSVSEMTSVAGFRTSFEQALRTLRKAAPRSQVYVASVPDLKRLWSQGRGNELGKAVWKLGICPSMLADPDSVDAVATTRRDEVRERVEAYNSVLKSVCATDRLCRFDGGAVFDFDFGTRQLSTWDWFHPSRDGQARLAEMAYRGVTGKKAVT from the coding sequence ATGCGGAATCGAAGTCGCCGTTCGCGGGCCGTCGTCGCCGTCGTGTCGGCGGCCCTGCTGGGTGTCGCCGGGTGTGACGCCGGCGGTGGCGCTTCCCCGGCTCCGGACGGTACGCGGGCGAAGGCGAAGCCGTCCGCGACTCCGACGCCCGCCTGGGACAGCAGTCCGGCCTCGATGGCCGCCGTGGGCGACTCCATCACGCGCGGCTTCGACGCGTGCTCGGTGCTGTCCGACTGCCCCGAGGTGTCCTGGGCGACCGGCACCGCCACGGACGTGAACAGTCTGGCCGTACGGCTGCTGGGGGCGTCCGGGGTCGCCGCGCACAGCTGGAACTACGCGGTCAGCGGGTCCCGGATGGCGGACCTGCCCGCCCAGATGACGAAGGCCGCCGCGCATGAGCCCGCGCTGGTCACGGTGATGACGGGGGCCAACGACGCGTGCCGGACGTCGGTGTCGGAGATGACGTCGGTGGCCGGTTTCCGGACGTCGTTCGAACAGGCGCTGCGGACCCTGCGCAAGGCCGCGCCCAGGAGTCAGGTGTACGTGGCCAGCGTGCCGGATCTCAAGCGGCTCTGGTCGCAGGGGCGGGGCAACGAGTTGGGCAAGGCGGTGTGGAAGCTGGGGATCTGCCCGTCGATGCTGGCCGACCCGGACTCGGTCGACGCGGTGGCGACCACGCGGCGCGACGAGGTGCGGGAGCGGGTGGAGGCGTACAACTCGGTGCTGAAGTCGGTGTGCGCGACGGACCGGCTGTGCCGGTTCGACGGGGGCGCGGTCTTCGACTTCGACTTCGGGACGCGGCAGCTGAGTACCTGGGACTGGTTCCATCCGAGCCGCGACGGACAGGCGCGGCTGGCCGAGATGGCGTACCGCGGAGTCACCGGCAAGAAGGCGGTGACCTAG
- a CDS encoding aldose epimerase family protein, with translation MAHRYELFGTLSDGTPVHRWTLERAGVRVRVLTYGGIVQSVEVPDRWGSPRSSEAESGGGRLNDVVLGFPDLAGYLAHPEPYFGALVGRYANRVAGGAFALDGRTYRLARNNAPNSLHGGVVGFDKRVWDAEPVEHGVRLSRVSPDGEEGFPGRLEVSATYTLDAAGALRIAYEAVTDAPTVINLTNHTYWNLSGPASGSTAGHALRVDASRYTPVDADLIPTGVEPVAESRFDFRAERKVGDRYDHNFVLDKGRTVESVEVAELYDPASGRVVTVATTEPGLQLYTADHLGEPFGPGHGVALETQHFPDSPNRPDFPSTELRPGDVFRSETVYGFGVRG, from the coding sequence ATGGCCCACAGATACGAACTCTTCGGCACACTTTCCGACGGCACCCCCGTCCATCGCTGGACGCTGGAGCGGGCCGGGGTCCGGGTGCGGGTGCTGACGTACGGCGGGATCGTGCAGTCGGTCGAGGTTCCGGACCGATGGGGGTCCCCCCGCTCGAGCGAAGCCGAGAGTGGGGGAGGGCGCCTGAACGACGTGGTGCTGGGGTTCCCGGACCTGGCCGGGTATCTGGCGCACCCGGAGCCGTACTTCGGGGCGCTGGTGGGCCGGTACGCGAACCGCGTCGCGGGTGGTGCCTTCGCGCTGGACGGCCGGACGTACCGGCTCGCCCGCAACAACGCGCCCAACTCTCTGCATGGCGGCGTCGTCGGCTTCGACAAGCGGGTGTGGGACGCGGAGCCGGTCGAGCACGGGGTACGGCTGTCCCGGGTGAGCCCGGACGGCGAGGAGGGGTTCCCGGGACGCCTGGAGGTCTCGGCCACGTACACGCTGGACGCGGCCGGGGCGCTGCGGATCGCGTACGAGGCGGTCACGGACGCGCCGACGGTGATCAACCTGACGAACCACACGTACTGGAACCTGTCCGGTCCGGCGTCCGGCAGTACGGCCGGGCACGCCCTGCGCGTCGACGCCTCGCGGTACACCCCGGTGGACGCTGACCTGATCCCGACCGGCGTCGAGCCGGTGGCGGAGTCCCGGTTCGACTTCCGTGCGGAACGGAAGGTGGGCGACCGGTACGACCACAACTTCGTCCTCGACAAGGGGCGGACGGTGGAGTCGGTGGAGGTCGCCGAGTTGTACGACCCGGCGTCGGGGCGGGTCGTGACCGTGGCGACGACCGAGCCGGGCCTGCAGCTCTACACCGCCGACCACCTGGGCGAGCCGTTCGGTCCCGGGCACGGCGTCGCGCTGGAGACCCAGCACTTCCCGGACTCGCCGAACCGGCCCGACTTCCCGAGCACCGAGCTGCGGCCGGGCGACGTGTTCCGCTCGGAGACGGTGTACGGGTTCGGCGTACGGGGCTGA